A portion of the Bacillus thuringiensis genome contains these proteins:
- a CDS encoding GNAT family N-acetyltransferase codes for MEIYIEQLKKQDAKDLFTFELTNKSFFETMVPNRGSKYFEFEYFQKLLDDLLIEQADGDSYFYLIRNEEKEIVGRINLVDIDTETRISSLGYRVGEKFTKKGVATAAVKLILDVAKNNEIHGVHAKTTTNNLASKIVLEKSGFSSYQNESDTTSVELNGEHVKFVHYIWRNTSRL; via the coding sequence ATGGAAATATACATAGAGCAACTAAAGAAACAAGATGCTAAGGATTTATTTACGTTTGAACTTACGAATAAATCTTTTTTTGAAACAATGGTACCAAATCGCGGCTCGAAATATTTTGAATTTGAATATTTCCAAAAACTACTAGACGATTTATTAATAGAACAGGCGGATGGAGATTCTTATTTTTATTTAATTCGTAATGAAGAAAAAGAAATTGTAGGAAGAATAAATTTAGTAGATATAGATACAGAAACTCGAATTAGTTCGCTAGGGTATCGGGTCGGAGAAAAATTTACTAAAAAAGGAGTTGCAACAGCAGCCGTAAAATTAATTTTAGACGTAGCGAAAAATAATGAAATTCATGGGGTTCATGCTAAAACAACTACTAATAATCTCGCATCAAAAATTGTACTAGAAAAAAGCGGATTTTCTTCTTATCAAAACGAATCAGATACAACTTCTGTAGAATTAAATGGAGAACATGTGAAGTTTGTACATTATATTTGGAGAAATACTTCACGCTTATAA
- a CDS encoding PQQ-dependent sugar dehydrogenase, whose amino-acid sequence MTKVKVSLRPIVHNINLPTVLKTTILPGESTERLFIATQLGEIFYIGDGVIKTFLDIRQQIIKLGTFEEGVSSSGYDERGLLGLAFHPKFYQNGLFYLHYSVAGTQGLGALSEQFKPNPCDPKTLNLKWVNRNTQYDHIDTVEEWNLQSNGQAQKRRTLLNVRRPFFNHNGVNSLNFSPETGKLVFTNGDGGSGYDPFNLSQDDLEIAGKIIEIDVSKNTFINNPPVVTRFDELPLSIQETLTVIAKGVRNITGISFQRFYNQYIKYTGNVGQDIVESIFSFIQYKPIPVTELVQMHFMRLTPTQDGFINFGWRGWEGDLPTSFIRHCSENQTLDERTMAYYDETIQTSVKRILPLLSYFHKDSRPDKFGGTSLTGVQPYMGTAIPNLTSSVVFTDLAQKEESQSPVKGVLAYTRAGTDGKHAEFHAIETNYDFGTQEAYYMSLGTNLNQTRLYLGVYGSMKVTDFNKGTIFEIVP is encoded by the coding sequence TTGACAAAAGTTAAAGTTAGTTTACGACCCATTGTTCATAATATAAATTTACCAACCGTATTGAAAACAACGATACTTCCAGGTGAATCGACCGAAAGACTATTTATCGCAACCCAATTAGGAGAGATTTTTTACATAGGGGACGGCGTTATAAAGACATTTTTAGATATTCGTCAACAAATTATTAAATTAGGTACATTTGAAGAAGGTGTTTCTAGTAGCGGTTATGATGAACGCGGATTGCTAGGACTTGCGTTCCATCCAAAATTTTATCAAAATGGGTTATTTTATCTTCATTATTCAGTAGCCGGAACTCAAGGGCTAGGTGCACTTTCTGAACAATTTAAACCGAATCCTTGTGACCCTAAAACGTTAAATTTAAAGTGGGTTAATAGAAATACGCAATATGATCACATTGATACTGTGGAAGAATGGAATTTACAATCTAATGGTCAAGCTCAAAAGCGACGAACATTACTGAATGTAAGAAGACCATTTTTTAATCATAACGGAGTCAATAGTTTAAACTTTTCACCTGAGACTGGAAAACTTGTTTTTACAAATGGAGATGGCGGATCAGGTTATGATCCATTTAATTTAAGCCAAGATGATTTAGAAATAGCAGGTAAAATAATTGAAATCGATGTAAGTAAAAATACATTTATAAATAACCCTCCTGTAGTTACACGCTTCGATGAACTTCCTTTATCTATACAAGAAACACTTACAGTAATTGCAAAAGGAGTACGTAATATAACTGGCATTTCATTTCAAAGGTTTTATAATCAATATATCAAATACACCGGAAATGTCGGACAGGATATTGTAGAGTCTATTTTTTCATTTATTCAATATAAACCTATACCGGTTACAGAACTTGTTCAAATGCATTTTATGAGGCTAACTCCCACTCAAGATGGGTTTATCAATTTTGGATGGCGAGGATGGGAAGGGGATTTACCTACTTCTTTTATACGACATTGTTCTGAGAATCAGACTTTGGATGAGAGAACAATGGCTTATTATGATGAAACGATACAAACTTCAGTGAAGCGTATTCTGCCTCTACTTAGTTATTTTCATAAAGATTCCAGACCCGATAAATTTGGAGGAACTTCACTTACAGGAGTTCAGCCGTATATGGGAACTGCAATCCCGAATTTAACAAGTAGCGTCGTATTTACTGACCTTGCCCAGAAAGAAGAATCACAGTCTCCAGTTAAGGGGGTTTTAGCCTATACTAGAGCAGGTACAGACGGTAAACATGCTGAGTTTCATGCTATTGAAACCAATTATGATTTTGGTACGCAAGAAGCTTATTATATGAGTTTAGGAACAAATTTGAATCAAACTAGATTATATTTAGGAGTTTACGGTTCTATGAAAGTAACTGATTTTAACAAAGGTACCATTTTCGAAATTGTTCCTTGA
- a CDS encoding undecaprenyl-diphosphate phosphatase has product MNWLEAFILGIIQGLTEFLPISSTGHLYLGRHLFQLDEAGLFLDTMLHIGTLLAVFIYYKKEFIYLIKNPFSKLMLLLIVGTIPAVVIGLLFKDFFEDISKTGITIGWEFLVTGFFLYMADKQKNGRKKMDDITYKDALIIGSFQAAAIFPAISRSGMTIVAALWRKLDRETAAYFSFLLSTPAIAGAIILQFVDVFQGKAESISSTSLIVGTLSASFFGYIAVSWMIQYLKRHSLKVFAYYVWGLGILILTLQFTDVF; this is encoded by the coding sequence ATGAATTGGTTAGAAGCTTTCATATTAGGTATAATTCAAGGTTTAACAGAATTTTTACCAATCAGTAGTACCGGACATCTTTATTTAGGAAGACATTTATTTCAATTAGATGAAGCAGGCTTATTTTTAGATACGATGTTGCATATTGGGACTTTACTTGCAGTGTTTATTTATTACAAAAAAGAATTTATATATTTAATTAAAAACCCATTTTCAAAGCTCATGTTATTACTTATCGTTGGGACAATACCCGCAGTTGTAATTGGTTTATTGTTTAAAGACTTCTTTGAAGATATTTCAAAAACAGGAATCACAATCGGTTGGGAGTTTTTAGTGACCGGATTCTTTCTCTACATGGCAGATAAACAAAAGAATGGTCGTAAAAAAATGGATGACATAACATATAAAGACGCATTAATTATCGGTTCATTTCAAGCGGCTGCTATTTTTCCAGCCATTTCCCGTTCTGGAATGACAATTGTCGCTGCATTATGGAGAAAATTAGACCGTGAAACAGCTGCTTACTTTTCTTTTTTACTTTCGACACCAGCAATCGCCGGAGCTATCATTTTGCAATTTGTAGACGTTTTTCAAGGGAAAGCAGAATCTATTTCTAGTACATCTTTAATTGTCGGAACATTATCAGCATCGTTTTTTGGATACATAGCCGTTTCATGGATGATTCAATATTTAAAACGCCACTCCTTAAAAGTATTCGCGTATTACGTATGGGGATTAGGTATTTTAATTTTAACGTTGCAATTTACTGATGTATTTTAA
- a CDS encoding GNAT family N-acetyltransferase, translated as MDIILEKATESDAEVIFQMQIDSFSPLLHKYKDYETNPANETIEKTICRINHVDGGFYKIIVAMNLVGAICISQKETPSKFWISPMFIHPSYQGKGIAQKVLTLIEEMFPEATSWELATILEEEKNCFLYEKMEYKRTEVIKKLNDETTLIYYKKER; from the coding sequence ATGGATATTATATTAGAGAAGGCGACAGAAAGTGATGCAGAAGTTATATTTCAAATGCAAATAGACTCATTTAGCCCTTTATTACATAAATATAAAGACTATGAAACTAATCCAGCAAATGAAACTATCGAAAAAACTATTTGTAGAATAAATCATGTAGACGGTGGCTTCTATAAAATAATAGTGGCAATGAATCTTGTTGGAGCGATATGCATTTCACAAAAAGAAACACCCTCTAAATTTTGGATCAGTCCAATGTTTATTCATCCGAGTTATCAAGGAAAAGGAATTGCCCAAAAGGTACTTACATTAATTGAGGAAATGTTTCCTGAAGCAACGAGCTGGGAACTTGCTACTATTTTAGAAGAAGAGAAAAATTGTTTTTTGTATGAAAAGATGGAGTATAAAAGAACAGAAGTTATAAAGAAATTAAATGATGAAACTACACTTATTTATTACAAAAAAGAAAGGTAA
- a CDS encoding YxiJ-like family protein, with protein sequence MKLGKQIIFKELQKMHSPLHKPFPYRATAKLQRDLKSKFTEDDCINADFNHYWMHTAATLNSVLNGNEQNITFQQIKWLRKSFFEWFPQYRFLETEIVNYPILYRDFISYEKTRKLLLYYLTE encoded by the coding sequence TTGAAGTTAGGAAAACAAATTATTTTTAAAGAATTGCAGAAAATGCATAGTCCACTGCATAAACCGTTTCCTTATCGTGCTACAGCAAAATTGCAGCGAGACTTAAAAAGTAAATTTACCGAAGATGATTGTATAAACGCTGATTTTAATCATTATTGGATGCATACAGCAGCTACTTTAAATTCTGTACTAAATGGAAACGAACAGAACATTACGTTTCAACAAATAAAGTGGTTAAGAAAATCGTTTTTTGAGTGGTTTCCGCAATATCGTTTTCTAGAAACAGAAATTGTGAATTATCCCATTTTGTATAGAGATTTCATAAGTTATGAGAAGACCAGGAAGCTATTACTTTATTACCTTACTGAATAA
- a CDS encoding PH domain-containing protein, with the protein MGLFSGILGNASNTSSESVERDLEKIMLDDEKVEHAYKLIRDLIVFTNRRLILVDKQGVTGKKTEYHSIPYKSITQYSIETAGHFDLDAELKIWVSSMEDPITKEFKGDDSILSIQKALVTFTTK; encoded by the coding sequence ATGGGTTTATTTAGCGGTATTTTAGGAAATGCATCAAATACGAGTTCTGAAAGTGTAGAACGTGATTTAGAGAAGATTATGCTAGACGATGAAAAAGTAGAGCATGCTTATAAATTAATTCGTGATCTAATCGTATTTACAAATCGTCGTCTTATTTTAGTAGATAAACAAGGAGTAACTGGCAAAAAAACAGAATACCATTCTATTCCTTATAAAAGCATTACACAATATAGCATCGAAACGGCTGGGCATTTTGATTTAGATGCAGAACTTAAAATTTGGGTCTCTAGTATGGAGGATCCAATTACGAAAGAATTTAAAGGTGACGATAGTATTTTAAGCATTCAAAAAGCGTTAGTAACCTTTACGACAAAGTAG
- a CDS encoding YfiT family bacillithiol transferase → MNDLRYPIGQFTYKRPITEEMIDTWIQEIEDLPHELTKAIKDLDQKQLDTPYRVGGWTVRQVVHHVVHSHMNSYIRFKLALTEKNPTIKPYKEEKWAELPDSKLPVDVSLVMLDSLHKRWVNLLYSLEIEDLEKTFNHPETGETKLAVAIGLYAWHGRHHTAHITSLRKRLNW, encoded by the coding sequence ATGAATGATTTACGTTATCCAATTGGCCAATTTACATACAAACGTCCTATAACTGAAGAAATGATTGATACATGGATTCAAGAAATTGAAGATTTACCTCATGAACTAACAAAGGCAATTAAAGATTTAGATCAGAAGCAGTTAGATACACCATATCGCGTTGGAGGGTGGACTGTACGTCAAGTAGTTCATCACGTTGTTCATAGCCATATGAATAGCTACATACGCTTTAAATTAGCACTGACAGAAAAGAATCCAACTATTAAGCCGTATAAAGAAGAGAAGTGGGCAGAGTTACCCGATTCAAAATTACCGGTAGATGTTTCACTAGTTATGCTAGATTCATTACATAAAAGATGGGTTAACCTTTTATATTCTCTAGAAATTGAAGATTTAGAAAAGACATTTAACCATCCTGAAACTGGTGAAACAAAACTTGCTGTTGCAATAGGACTATACGCATGGCATGGTCGTCATCATACCGCTCATATTACCTCGTTAAGAAAGCGACTTAATTGGTAA
- a CDS encoding NUDIX hydrolase — protein MRAPYQVLIFPYIKTDDSIQYAIFNRSDYGYWQGIAGGGEDGEIPIESAKREAFEEAGITRECPYIQLDSVSSLPVEDVVGGFLWGEEIYVIKEFSFGVKVPTKNISLSKEHFHYKWLCFEEAVTLLKWDSNKTALWELNKRLLKQ, from the coding sequence ATGAGAGCACCATATCAAGTATTGATATTTCCTTATATAAAAACTGACGATTCTATTCAATATGCTATTTTTAACCGAAGTGATTATGGTTATTGGCAAGGAATAGCTGGTGGCGGAGAAGACGGTGAGATTCCTATTGAATCAGCAAAACGGGAAGCGTTTGAAGAGGCTGGTATTACAAGAGAATGTCCATATATACAATTAGATTCTGTGTCTTCACTACCAGTAGAGGATGTAGTTGGAGGATTCCTTTGGGGAGAAGAGATTTATGTAATAAAAGAATTTTCTTTTGGAGTTAAAGTCCCTACAAAAAACATATCATTATCTAAAGAACACTTCCATTATAAATGGTTATGCTTTGAGGAAGCAGTAACGCTTTTGAAATGGGATAGTAACAAAACAGCATTGTGGGAATTAAACAAAAGATTATTAAAACAATAA
- a CDS encoding FAD-dependent oxidoreductase, which produces MFNKAIVIGGSMAGKFAAKALSTSFKEVIILEVGEKWDGKASRKRVPQSNHPHVLLKGGEKAIEELFPTITHELIEAGSIINNFTRDLKWHQFGLWKQPFIGEVHMIQQSRPLLEWHIQKRIHQISNITIKYETLVKGLLIDEKLNKVCGVKVKYLETDTQEEVHADLVVDASGFGSKSIEWLREYGIEVQEEKVRIDLFYATKMFKLKENEELDCCNMLMSPSFPDNPYGVLIQTIEDNRYFVTFSGYANEKAPQTDDEFYDFAENLSISNVTDFLNKAEGITDIKTYKIPYQVRRRFDLVNNVPEGLLVVGDAQCRFDPVFGQGVSVAAMEAHQLQLLLQGRKQLDKTFTQQFYKKAANIIETPWDMTTTEISRHPQLKRELTTKQKFQLWYTKQIYRLSASNSDVYIRLVRVMNLIRSPFHLFHPKVLLSVLLNRKK; this is translated from the coding sequence ATGTTTAATAAGGCTATCGTTATTGGTGGAAGTATGGCAGGAAAGTTTGCAGCAAAAGCATTATCAACTTCTTTTAAAGAAGTAATCATTTTAGAAGTCGGTGAAAAATGGGATGGAAAAGCTTCAAGAAAAAGAGTTCCACAAAGTAATCATCCTCACGTGTTATTAAAAGGTGGAGAAAAAGCAATTGAAGAATTGTTTCCTACTATTACGCATGAATTAATAGAAGCGGGCAGTATTATAAACAACTTTACACGTGATTTGAAATGGCATCAATTCGGTCTATGGAAACAACCGTTCATAGGGGAAGTACATATGATTCAACAAAGTCGTCCTTTGCTAGAATGGCATATTCAAAAACGAATACATCAAATTTCAAATATTACTATTAAATATGAAACATTGGTTAAAGGGTTATTGATAGATGAAAAGCTTAACAAAGTGTGTGGAGTAAAAGTTAAATATTTAGAGACTGATACACAAGAAGAAGTCCATGCAGATCTTGTTGTTGATGCGAGTGGATTTGGCTCAAAAAGTATAGAGTGGTTACGAGAATACGGAATTGAAGTACAAGAAGAGAAAGTTCGTATTGATTTATTTTACGCAACGAAAATGTTCAAACTTAAAGAAAATGAGGAGTTAGACTGTTGTAATATGTTAATGTCTCCGAGTTTCCCTGATAACCCTTATGGCGTTCTTATTCAAACGATAGAAGATAATCGTTATTTTGTTACTTTCAGTGGATACGCAAACGAGAAAGCACCACAAACAGATGATGAGTTTTATGATTTTGCTGAAAACCTATCAATTTCTAATGTTACAGATTTCCTAAACAAGGCTGAGGGAATTACTGATATAAAGACATACAAAATTCCTTATCAAGTACGCCGGCGATTTGATTTAGTGAATAATGTACCAGAAGGATTATTAGTTGTTGGAGATGCGCAATGTCGTTTTGATCCCGTTTTCGGCCAAGGTGTATCAGTTGCTGCTATGGAGGCTCACCAATTGCAATTACTTCTGCAAGGTAGAAAACAACTTGATAAAACATTTACACAACAATTTTATAAAAAGGCAGCTAATATAATAGAAACCCCATGGGATATGACAACAACGGAAATATCACGTCACCCGCAGTTAAAGAGAGAATTAACTACAAAACAAAAATTTCAGCTATGGTATACGAAACAAATATATCGACTATCCGCAAGTAATTCTGATGTTTATATTCGGTTAGTACGAGTGATGAATTTGATTCGTAGTCCATTTCATCTTTTTCATCCGAAAGTGCTACTATCTGTATTGCTTAATCGAAAGAAATAG
- a CDS encoding serine/threonine protein kinase: MSINSFVGLIKDELLKEVSIRSEDEFEPVVVKDIPRLWKCLGTGNYAAVFMHKEYKDWVVKVYVREGEGIEKESEVYRRIGDHPSYSKLIYKGENFIVLKRLKEITLYDAIHKGIKIPKQVILDINEALEYAREQGLTPCDVHGKNVMMEKGRGYVVDVSDFLKTKEDSKWRDLEKAYFTFYFPFIYKLPLPVKIPYFMLNIVRRSYRKYKKLKKKFKL, from the coding sequence ATGAGTATAAATAGTTTTGTGGGATTGATAAAGGATGAATTATTAAAAGAGGTAAGTATAAGAAGTGAGGATGAATTCGAGCCTGTAGTAGTTAAAGATATTCCTAGACTTTGGAAGTGTTTAGGAACAGGTAATTATGCCGCAGTATTCATGCACAAAGAATACAAAGATTGGGTAGTGAAAGTTTACGTGCGAGAAGGAGAAGGAATTGAAAAAGAGTCAGAAGTATACCGAAGAATTGGAGATCATCCTTCTTATTCAAAGCTTATATATAAAGGAGAAAATTTCATAGTATTGAAACGTTTAAAAGAAATTACCTTATACGATGCTATTCATAAGGGGATTAAAATTCCTAAGCAAGTAATACTTGATATTAATGAGGCTTTAGAGTATGCGAGGGAACAAGGGTTAACTCCTTGTGATGTTCACGGGAAAAATGTGATGATGGAAAAAGGAAGGGGATATGTAGTCGATGTATCTGATTTCTTAAAAACAAAAGAAGATAGTAAGTGGAGAGACCTAGAAAAGGCATATTTCACCTTTTATTTTCCTTTCATTTATAAATTGCCTCTCCCCGTTAAAATACCGTATTTTATGTTAAACATTGTTAGACGTTCGTACAGAAAATATAAGAAACTTAAAAAGAAATTCAAATTGTAA
- a CDS encoding RidA family protein encodes MQKKFINPETMSPTFGYSHVVEVSNAKRTIYISGQVAINTDGQIVGVGDIAIQTRQVFENIKSALDTLELQFNDVVKLTFFLTDISQMATVRDIRDQYIDTKNPPASSAVEVRKLINDNFLIEIEAIAVAN; translated from the coding sequence GTGCAAAAGAAATTTATCAATCCGGAAACGATGTCACCAACTTTTGGATACTCGCATGTAGTCGAAGTTAGTAACGCTAAACGAACAATTTACATATCTGGACAAGTAGCGATCAATACCGATGGTCAAATAGTTGGTGTTGGCGATATAGCTATACAAACGCGACAAGTATTCGAAAACATTAAAAGTGCATTAGATACTTTGGAATTACAATTTAATGATGTAGTAAAATTAACATTTTTCTTAACAGATATTTCTCAAATGGCCACTGTTAGAGATATACGAGATCAATACATTGATACTAAAAATCCACCAGCAAGTTCAGCTGTAGAAGTTAGAAAGTTAATTAACGATAACTTTTTAATTGAAATCGAAGCAATTGCTGTAGCAAACTAA
- a CDS encoding GNAT family N-acetyltransferase, translated as MTNVAVRRPNLNDVDELYLFFRIVITNTYKNEGLSQLLDDIENEINSKKQYLKSDFESNGESRYFLLAIDTSNDKIIGTIETGPASTLITSCTGGVLKNLYEIGTVFILPEYQRKGIGSLLLHTMFLTLLSRGITEYCLDSGYKNAQSIWMKKFGKPSYVLKDYWGESSDHMIWKKSLHDTPIIFEL; from the coding sequence ATGACTAACGTTGCAGTTAGAAGACCGAATTTGAATGATGTAGATGAACTATATTTATTTTTCCGTATCGTTATTACGAATACATACAAAAATGAAGGATTGTCACAATTATTGGATGATATAGAAAATGAAATTAACTCAAAAAAGCAGTATTTGAAAAGTGATTTTGAAAGTAACGGAGAAAGTCGTTACTTTTTATTAGCGATTGATACAAGTAATGATAAAATCATTGGAACAATCGAAACCGGTCCAGCAAGTACATTGATTACTAGTTGTACAGGTGGTGTACTTAAAAATTTGTATGAAATAGGAACTGTATTCATACTTCCGGAGTATCAAAGAAAGGGAATAGGGAGTTTATTACTACATACAATGTTTCTTACATTACTTAGCAGAGGGATAACAGAATATTGTTTAGATAGTGGATATAAAAATGCGCAAAGTATATGGATGAAAAAGTTCGGAAAACCTAGCTATGTATTGAAAGATTACTGGGGAGAATCCAGTGATCATATGATTTGGAAGAAAAGTTTACATGATACACCTATAATATTTGAATTATAA
- a CDS encoding YwqG family protein, with protein MKNTYQLQIPKELEQYRSILEESVKPYVKVSGTQAETTLFESKFGGYPYLPIDQEHPKDSNGQPMMLLAQLNLEEIPNIEHMPQHGMLQFFISAEEDLFGADFDHPTVQKDFRIIYHSTIIEDLNKVITDFSYLNTLDLENFIIPEAAKLKFELAYQPVTPRDYRFEMIFSDNIDWEEIVDEENNTELGELYDDLCKDQGHKIGGYPFFTQTDPREWEEKYQQHDILLLQIDTDDSLNIMWGDSGVANFFIRKEDLLNLDFFNVIYNWDCY; from the coding sequence GTGAAGAATACGTATCAACTTCAAATTCCGAAAGAACTAGAACAGTATCGTAGTATTTTAGAAGAAAGTGTGAAACCGTATGTTAAAGTGTCTGGAACTCAAGCAGAGACAACGCTTTTTGAAAGTAAGTTTGGTGGATATCCGTATTTACCTATAGATCAAGAGCATCCTAAAGACTCAAACGGACAACCTATGATGCTACTTGCGCAGTTAAACCTTGAAGAAATACCAAACATTGAACATATGCCTCAACATGGAATGTTACAGTTTTTCATAAGTGCTGAAGAAGATCTTTTTGGAGCAGATTTTGATCATCCAACAGTCCAAAAAGACTTTCGAATTATTTATCATTCTACAATTATAGAAGATTTAAATAAGGTTATTACTGATTTTAGTTATTTAAACACTTTAGATTTAGAGAATTTTATCATACCCGAAGCAGCAAAACTAAAGTTTGAGTTGGCATATCAACCAGTAACACCAAGAGATTATCGATTTGAAATGATTTTTAGTGATAACATTGATTGGGAAGAAATTGTTGATGAAGAAAATAATACAGAATTAGGCGAACTGTATGATGATTTATGTAAAGATCAAGGACATAAAATTGGTGGTTATCCATTTTTCACACAGACAGATCCGAGAGAATGGGAAGAAAAATACCAGCAACATGACATATTATTGCTGCAAATCGATACAGACGATTCATTAAATATTATGTGGGGCGATTCTGGGGTTGCTAATTTCTTTATACGTAAGGAAGATTTGTTAAATCTAGATTTTTTCAATGTCATTTACAATTGGGATTGTTACTAG
- a CDS encoding nucleotide excision repair endonuclease: protein MNLIKISIPEVDVTITERKQVIKGDEPIITPINGFIDFHLFPRDKGGIFMFYNINDELLFVGKARKIRQRIKKHFEDNVSPIKNHRDEVYRIDACIVEDPTEREIYETYIINEYKAKYNVDKVFYK, encoded by the coding sequence ATGAACTTGATTAAAATTAGTATCCCTGAAGTTGATGTTACAATTACTGAACGTAAACAAGTTATTAAAGGAGACGAGCCAATCATTACTCCAATTAATGGATTTATCGATTTCCACTTGTTCCCTAGAGATAAAGGTGGCATTTTTATGTTTTACAATATTAATGACGAACTACTTTTCGTAGGTAAAGCTCGTAAAATTAGACAACGTATTAAGAAGCATTTTGAAGATAATGTTTCACCAATTAAAAATCACCGTGATGAAGTATACCGCATTGATGCATGTATCGTAGAAGATCCAACAGAAAGAGAAATTTACGAAACATATATCATTAATGAATACAAAGCGAAATATAACGTTGATAAAGTATTCTACAAATAA